A stretch of the Porifericola rhodea genome encodes the following:
- a CDS encoding OmpA family protein, with amino-acid sequence MKAVLILILGGWISLWTYYYVCWHQGHCGSGAARLDEDLRSQTITYFAIEGEDLEVYARENVRFARSGALPIVPDSTQEVLKRVKNYFDEHDDEALVITAYYDETEENNSLAANLGWARAEAFKNYLLNLGISAEQLATQAEENINLTFSKDTLLDGLAFKVIDELPEIEEMDDEELLELKEKLSVSSHNVYFNTGDTTLVVGDSLRQHIQQLKTYLQQEQEAQLNLIGHTDNVGDAKNNLEYGKQRAEFVRRQLIASGIAAAQINTDSKGESEPIASNEDAEGRSKNRRVEIKLMTN; translated from the coding sequence ATGAAAGCAGTATTGATTTTAATTCTGGGAGGTTGGATTAGCCTCTGGACCTACTACTATGTGTGCTGGCATCAGGGGCACTGTGGAAGTGGAGCGGCTAGGTTAGATGAAGATCTGAGAAGCCAAACTATTACTTATTTTGCTATAGAAGGTGAAGACCTTGAGGTATATGCTCGTGAAAACGTTCGCTTTGCGCGATCAGGAGCACTTCCTATTGTGCCAGATAGTACGCAGGAAGTGCTCAAGCGAGTTAAAAATTATTTTGATGAGCATGATGATGAGGCCCTGGTTATTACTGCTTATTATGATGAAACGGAAGAAAACAATAGCCTCGCAGCTAATCTGGGTTGGGCAAGGGCCGAGGCATTCAAAAATTACCTCCTGAACTTAGGCATTAGTGCCGAGCAATTGGCTACTCAGGCTGAAGAGAATATCAACCTTACTTTTTCTAAAGATACCTTACTGGATGGACTGGCTTTTAAGGTGATAGACGAACTTCCGGAAATAGAAGAAATGGATGATGAGGAGCTATTGGAACTAAAAGAAAAACTTAGTGTCAGCTCACATAATGTGTACTTCAATACTGGCGATACTACCCTGGTGGTGGGTGATAGCTTACGACAACATATTCAGCAGTTAAAAACGTATCTGCAACAAGAACAGGAGGCTCAACTAAACCTGATTGGCCATACCGACAATGTAGGAGATGCTAAAAACAATCTGGAATATGGCAAGCAGCGGGCTGAGTTTGTAAGAAGACAGCTCATCGCCAGTGGAATAGCTGCTGCGCAAATTAATACAGACTCAAAAGGAGAGTCTGAGCCTATTGCCAGCAATGAGGATGCCGAAGGAAGAAGTAAAAACCGCAGAGTAGAAATCAAACTTATGACTAACTAA
- a CDS encoding MBL fold metallo-hydrolase has translation MYLFNPDLETVKKDFKGNLYINKMFNGDAYGSDKASYKKIIKWQLSTNPQKKEKAEDDFQLKVDRNTSFITSDEDLIVWLGHASFFMRINGVSFFTDPCLKDLPIVKRQVGLPCSIYDLIGINYLLISHGHRDHYDESSVKQLLKQNPNMELLLPLKISELLGKQKKKVSFQEAAWWQKFNTTEEVEVIFLPAKHWNRRYLNDFNRQLWGSFLIRTKEKTVYFGADSAYANHYKEIKEEFGSPDIAILPIGAYKPSYVMNEAHMHPGEAVQAFHDLGAKTFIPMHYGTYDLSDEPLGEPLTILKDLEERKHINGEVKVLNVGEKFLL, from the coding sequence ATGTATTTATTCAACCCTGATTTAGAGACTGTAAAAAAAGATTTTAAGGGAAACCTGTATATCAATAAAATGTTTAATGGCGATGCTTACGGCTCCGATAAGGCATCGTACAAAAAAATAATAAAATGGCAGTTGAGTACCAATCCACAGAAAAAAGAAAAGGCTGAAGATGATTTCCAACTGAAAGTAGATCGCAATACCTCTTTTATCACTAGTGATGAAGACCTGATTGTATGGCTGGGTCATGCTTCTTTTTTTATGCGCATTAATGGCGTGAGCTTTTTTACTGATCCATGTCTTAAAGATCTGCCAATAGTAAAAAGGCAGGTGGGTTTACCCTGCTCAATATACGACCTTATTGGAATAAACTATCTACTGATCTCTCACGGACATCGCGACCACTACGATGAGTCTAGTGTAAAGCAATTGCTAAAGCAAAACCCAAATATGGAGTTACTGCTGCCTCTTAAAATAAGCGAACTGCTGGGCAAGCAGAAAAAGAAAGTAAGCTTTCAGGAGGCTGCCTGGTGGCAAAAGTTTAATACTACAGAAGAAGTTGAAGTGATTTTTCTTCCTGCCAAGCATTGGAATCGCCGCTACCTGAATGACTTTAACCGACAGCTCTGGGGAAGTTTCCTGATCAGAACTAAAGAGAAGACTGTTTATTTTGGTGCGGATTCAGCTTATGCTAATCACTATAAAGAAATTAAAGAGGAATTTGGTAGCCCTGATATTGCTATACTTCCCATTGGTGCCTATAAACCATCTTATGTAATGAATGAGGCTCATATGCATCCGGGCGAAGCTGTGCAGGCTTTTCATGATTTGGGAGCAAAAACATTTATACCTATGCACTACGGTACTTATGATCTCTCCGACGAACCTCTGGGTGAGCCGCTTACTATTTTAAAAGATCTGGAAGAAAGAAAGCATATTAATGGAGAAGTAAAGGTGCTTAATGTAGGTGAAAAGTTTTTACTCTAA
- a CDS encoding phosphatidylinositol-specific phospholipase C/glycerophosphodiester phosphodiesterase family protein: MKILPGLLLLVISHWANAQVVPLPHAHAHNDYHHERPLLDALEQGFTSVEADVLLIDNTLYVGHDMPEGEHQLPSLQSAYLEPLFRISHNHRGKVYPDYEGDFYLMIDIKTEAEASYAKLKELLKEYENMLSYTENGTYHKRAVTIFLSGNRPIESVQKETLRYVGIDGRPNDLGKGYDSHFMPFISQHFGQVARWNGEGEIPQAEYQKLKKLISRAHSEGKKVRLWASPDQQNAWEVLLKAEADLINTDRLEDLKNYLIEQYSSGQ, translated from the coding sequence ATGAAAATTTTACCAGGCCTTCTTCTACTGGTTATCAGCCATTGGGCAAATGCCCAGGTGGTTCCTTTACCACATGCGCACGCACATAATGATTACCACCATGAGCGCCCGCTACTAGATGCTCTTGAGCAGGGCTTTACCAGCGTAGAAGCAGATGTGCTGCTCATAGATAACACTCTGTACGTAGGTCACGATATGCCAGAAGGTGAGCATCAGCTCCCCAGCCTGCAAAGCGCATACCTGGAGCCTCTTTTTCGTATCAGTCATAATCACCGGGGTAAGGTATACCCTGACTATGAAGGCGATTTCTACCTGATGATAGACATCAAAACCGAAGCTGAGGCTAGCTATGCCAAACTAAAAGAGCTTTTAAAAGAATATGAAAATATGCTGTCGTATACTGAAAATGGAACTTACCATAAAAGAGCTGTTACTATTTTTCTGTCGGGTAATCGTCCTATAGAAAGCGTGCAAAAAGAAACGCTCCGCTATGTAGGTATTGATGGTAGACCCAATGATCTGGGCAAAGGTTATGATAGCCATTTTATGCCCTTTATCAGTCAGCATTTTGGCCAGGTAGCTCGCTGGAATGGAGAAGGCGAAATACCTCAGGCAGAATATCAAAAACTAAAAAAGCTGATTAGCCGTGCTCATAGCGAAGGTAAAAAAGTGAGGTTGTGGGCTTCCCCGGATCAACAAAATGCCTGGGAGGTTTTGCTCAAGGCAGAAGCTGACCTTATTAACACTGACCGCCTGGAAGACCTCAAAAACTACCTGATAGAGCAGTATTCCAGTGGTCAATAG
- a CDS encoding alkaline phosphatase PhoX → MQKNTQNRRTFIKSAGIVSLGFMGLTQYVNAKSFMTPAANNAGYGPLLKDPEGILNLPKDFSYKIISRGGDKMTDGFYSPGNPDGMSTFKGSQGKVILIRNHETNPGAEEGPYGKNLELLSKLKPEQIYDYGKGSKPGTGGTTTLIFNEKSGEVETSYLSLAGTVRNCAGGVTPWNSWITCEENTSRAGEELEKDHGYNFEVPASEKIRLTEPTPLKEMGRFNHEAVCVDPRNSIVYQTEDRGDGLIYRFLPNKEGKLHKGGKLQVLAIKGQKSYDTRNWKDLETPKMPKNQKFDVEWLDIDNVEAPEDDLRFRGYENGAARFARGEGMWFGDNEVYFACTNGGEIASGQVFRYIPSEFEGTARENEQPGTLELFLEPNDQDILKNCDNLTVAPWGDLILCEDHPEPFVVGVTQQGEFYKLAENTGFRTEFTGGVFSPSGDTYFVNIQGAGLTVAITGPWKKQV, encoded by the coding sequence ATGCAGAAGAACACACAAAACAGAAGAACATTCATCAAGTCAGCCGGAATTGTAAGCCTGGGTTTTATGGGGCTCACCCAATATGTAAATGCTAAGTCGTTTATGACACCCGCTGCAAATAATGCTGGCTATGGTCCTTTGCTGAAAGACCCTGAAGGTATATTAAACCTGCCTAAAGATTTTTCTTACAAAATTATTTCTCGCGGAGGCGATAAAATGACCGATGGCTTTTATAGCCCAGGCAATCCAGATGGGATGTCTACTTTTAAAGGTAGTCAGGGGAAAGTGATCCTGATACGTAATCACGAGACTAATCCTGGTGCAGAAGAAGGGCCTTACGGTAAAAATCTGGAGCTACTGAGTAAGCTCAAGCCAGAACAGATCTATGATTATGGTAAAGGAAGTAAGCCGGGAACAGGCGGTACTACCACACTTATCTTTAATGAAAAGAGCGGAGAGGTTGAAACTTCTTACCTGAGCCTGGCAGGCACGGTGCGTAACTGTGCCGGCGGTGTAACCCCCTGGAACAGCTGGATCACCTGCGAAGAAAATACCAGCCGCGCCGGTGAAGAGCTGGAAAAAGACCACGGCTATAACTTTGAAGTACCTGCCTCGGAGAAGATCAGGCTGACTGAGCCTACGCCCCTTAAAGAAATGGGACGCTTCAACCATGAGGCGGTTTGTGTAGACCCTCGCAACAGCATAGTGTACCAGACCGAAGATCGGGGAGATGGTCTTATCTATCGTTTTTTACCCAACAAAGAGGGCAAACTACACAAAGGTGGGAAACTACAGGTACTGGCTATAAAGGGACAAAAGAGCTATGACACCCGTAACTGGAAGGACCTGGAAACCCCTAAAATGCCTAAAAACCAGAAGTTTGATGTAGAGTGGCTGGACATTGATAATGTAGAAGCTCCTGAGGATGACTTGCGCTTCCGTGGATATGAAAATGGTGCTGCCCGCTTTGCCAGAGGAGAGGGAATGTGGTTTGGTGACAATGAGGTTTACTTTGCCTGTACTAATGGCGGCGAAATTGCCAGTGGGCAGGTATTTCGCTACATCCCCAGCGAATTTGAAGGTACTGCCCGTGAAAATGAGCAGCCTGGCACTCTTGAACTTTTTCTGGAGCCTAACGATCAGGATATTCTCAAAAACTGTGACAACCTGACAGTAGCACCCTGGGGAGATTTAATTCTTTGTGAAGACCACCCCGAGCCATTTGTAGTAGGAGTTACCCAGCAGGGAGAGTTTTACAAACTGGCTGAAAATACCGGGTTCCGTACCGAGTTTACCGGAGGAGTATTTTCACCTTCCGGAGACACCTACTTTGTTAATATACAGGGAGCAGGACTAACTGTAGCTATTACCGGCCCCTGGAAAAAACAAGTTTAA
- a CDS encoding YdcF family protein codes for MDKQTLVQTIWNYHLMNHSLEKADCILTLGSHDLRVAEHAADLFLEGWADTLIFSGGLGRLTEGMWERPEAEVFAELAVQKGVPKEKIYTEALSTNTGENLKYTKALMDKEGMDFEKFIVVQKPYMERRAYATFKKHFPEKNCLISSPALDYQNYCLAHDEEINHERVIHLIVGDLQRIKVYAEKGFQVAQQVPEEVWEAYRTLVKMGYTEHLIEE; via the coding sequence ATGGACAAACAAACTCTTGTACAGACAATCTGGAATTATCATTTGATGAACCATTCTCTCGAGAAAGCCGACTGTATTCTCACCTTGGGCAGCCATGACCTGAGAGTAGCTGAGCATGCTGCGGACTTGTTTTTAGAGGGCTGGGCCGATACTTTAATCTTTTCCGGGGGGCTGGGCAGACTAACTGAAGGTATGTGGGAGCGGCCCGAAGCAGAAGTTTTTGCTGAGCTAGCCGTTCAAAAAGGTGTACCTAAAGAGAAAATTTATACAGAAGCGCTGTCCACCAATACCGGCGAAAATCTGAAATATACCAAAGCCCTGATGGATAAAGAGGGTATGGACTTTGAGAAATTTATCGTCGTGCAGAAACCTTATATGGAGCGCAGAGCATATGCTACTTTTAAAAAGCATTTTCCAGAAAAAAACTGTCTCATCTCATCTCCAGCATTAGATTATCAGAACTACTGCCTTGCCCATGACGAAGAAATAAACCACGAAAGAGTGATTCACCTGATTGTTGGTGATTTACAACGAATTAAGGTGTATGCAGAGAAAGGCTTTCAGGTAGCGCAGCAAGTGCCGGAAGAAGTTTGGGAAGCTTATCGTACATTGGTAAAGATGGGCTATACGGAACATCTCATTGAAGAATAA